ACGTGGTGTATTTATCCGGCATCTCTTTGGCCATTTTGACCCCGGCCGATCGGGACACCCTGTTTGACGTGCTGACGCAATGCAAGGCCCGCGGCGGCATGATCGTGTTCGACAACAATTATCGCGCGCGCCTGTGGGAGAGCCCGGCCGTGGCCGCAGCCTGTTATCGCCGCATGTTGTCACTCGCCAGCCTGGCCTTGCTGACGCTGGATGATGAGGTTGCCCTGTATGGCGAAGCCGACGTCGAAACCGTGATTGCCCGCACCCGTGCGCTGGGCGTGGCCGAGGTGGTGATCAAGCGCGGCGGCGCAGCCAGCGTGGTCGCCACCGATGCCTTGCGGCTGGAAGTCGCACCTGTGCCGGTCACGCCGGTGGTGGATACCACGGCGGCGGGCGATTCGTTTGCCGCAGGTTATCTGGCCGCGCGGCTGACCGGCCAGGGGCCGGGCGCGGCCATGCAGGCGGCGCACAAACTGGCCGGCGCTGTCATCCAGCACCGTGGCGCGATCATTCCGGTCAGCGCCATGCCCTGATCCGCCTGCACAAGACCCCAAAACCAACAAAAAATAACGGGAATATCCCATGCACGAAGCGCGACCCGGCCCGGCTCTGCAGACCGAAGAGGCCCTTGAGATCAGCGTCAGCTTGTTTGAGGCCGCCAACGGCGCACCCGACGCAAACCGGCCTAGCGCCGCGCTGCGGGTGTATCTGAGTTTGCGGCAGCAGATTGTCGATATGGTGATGCTGCCCGGTGCCCGCATCAACGAGAAAGAAATTGCCGTAACGCACGGCACCAGCCGCACGCCGGTGCATGAAGCAGTGCGGCGCCTGGTGGAAGAAGGTCTTGTGGAAGTCACCCAGCGCGTCGGTACCTACGTGTCGCGTATTCCGCTGGACCGGCTGGGCGAGGCCATGCTGGTGCGCACGGCGCTGGAAGTCGCCATCGTGCAGCGCGCCGCCATGCGGGGCAGGGCAGAGGACATCGCCCGGTTGCGCCGTTTGTTGTCAGGGCAACTGGCCTGTATTGCTGCCGCCGATATCGTCGGGTTTCACCGCGCGGACGAAGACTTTCACGAAGCGCTGGCCGATATTGCCGGGTTTCCCGGGGTCTGGCGGATGATCCAGCAAGCCAAGACGCAGATTGACCGCTACCGCCGGCTGACACTGCCCATGCCCGGACGGATGGAAGTGGTGGTGGCCGAGCACGGGCAGGTGGTGGCGATGCTGGAAGCCGGCGACGCCCTGCAAGCCGCCGCGGCCATGCGCGAGCACCTGGATCAAGTGCTGCCGGTGCTGGAAATCGCCCGCACGCATCGCCCTGAATATTTTATTGCGCACTTGCCTGACAACCATCAGGCCGGGCCGTACTGGTAAACCGCCAGGCCAGATTTTATCAAGCATGGAGCTGTCATCATGAAACTTTCCACCCGGCTGGGCCTGATCGTGGCCAGTGCTATTCTGGGGCTGATTGTCGTGGCCTTTGTGGCGCTGCACACCCTGCATGCCAACATGCTGGCCGACCGGCGCGATGAAATCCGGACTGTGCTCAGTCTGGCAAAGCATCAGGTGGCGTATTACCAGTCGCTGGAACAAAGCGGCAAACTGGATCACCAGGCAGCGCAAGCACAGGCTGTCGCCGCGCTCTCCGGCCTGCGTGATGGCAAGAACTACTTGTGGGCACGCACCACGGATGCGCTGGGTCTGGTTCACCCCAACCCGGCGGTGATCGGCAAGGTGGACTGGGGCGCCAAAGTGGCCAGCGGCCGCAGCAATTTTGAGGAATACCTCTTCCGGCTGCGCGATACCGACTACGCGTTTTTTGACGACATGACCAAGCGCCCGGGCACCGACGTGCTGGTACCCAAAATCAACGGCGTAACCCGCATCGACGGCTGGAACTGGCTGGTCGGCTTTGGCGTGTTTGTCGACGATATCGAACACGCGTACTGGCAACTGGTCTGGCATTTTGTGCTGATTGGCGTGCTGGGCCTTGTGCTGGTCAGCGCGCTGGCCTTTGTCATGTCGCGCCACATTTACCGGCAACTGGGGGGCGAGCCCGACTACGCCGCCCAGGTCGCCCGGGCGATTGCGGCCGGTGATCTGACCCGCTCGCTGAGCCAGTTCAGCCGCAGCCGGCCTGATTCTTTGCTGGGCTCCATGGCCACCATGCAGCACAGTCTGCGCGGCATGATTGAAGGCATTCAGCAAGGCGCCCAGGCGCTGGCGCAGGCGGCAGGCAATCTGACGCAGCAGATCGAGCAGATTCGCCAGGCCTCACGACAGTCTTCCGACGCGACCGCCTCGACTGCTGCCGCGATCGAACAGATGTCGGTCAGCATTGACCAGATTTCTCATTCCGCGCGCGAAACCGAGAAAAACTCCAGTCGCACCACCGTGCTGGCCGGCGAGGGCGAGGCGCTGGTGGGCAAGGTCTCGACAGAAATCAATGGCCTGTTGACCGAGGTCAACGCCGCCTCCGAGCTGATTGCCGGGCTGGTGGAACGCTCGCGCGAGATTGGCGGGGTGTCGGGCGAGATCAAGGAAATTGCCGATCAAACCAACTTGCTGGCCCTGAACGCCGCCATTGAGGCCGCCCGTGCCGGCGAGCATGGCCGGGGCTTTGCGGTGGTGGCCGATGAAGTACGCAAGCTGGCCGAGCGCACCTCGCAAGCAACCGGCCGTATCGGCCAGATGGTCGACGCCATCCGGACTGACACGGATGAAGTGGTGAACAGCATGCATGCGGTGACGCCGCGGGTTTCTGGCAGCGTGCACATGGCGGGGGAGGCCGCGCATGCGCTGCAGGCCATCAGCGCTGATGCCAATGCCAACCTGGAACGTGTGCGCGATGTAGCCAATGCGGCGTCGGAACAAAGCGTGGCCAGTAATAGCGTGGCGGTCAATGTGGAACGAATTGCGCAAATGGTGGAGGGCTCTGCTGCCTCAGTCCATATTGCGACGCAGAACGTGCAGGAATTGCAACAATTGGCGACCGGTTTACGTCAGTCAGTTTCACGCTTTCAATTGTAAATATCAGTTCTAATATCAGCGTTTTCTTATTTTTATGATTTGAACTGACCAGTTGTAATTGATTGTTTGAAAGATATAAAAATGGCGAACTCATGATTGAGTTCGCCATTTCCTGTTTACGGTTTGATTTGTATCAAACAGCTATTCAAGTTCGACCGTATTGCCGGTCTGTTCCAGAATGCCGTGCAAGGCTTTGGTATCCGTCAAATTGACAAGCTTGCCCTGAATTTGCAAAAGGCCATGGTTTTGTAAACGGGATAAAATGCGGCTGACCGTTTCAATCGACAAGCCCAGATAACTGGCCATTTCATTACGCGTCATGCGCAACAGAAAACTGCGCGCCGAGTAGCCACGCAGGGCGAAAGCATCTGACAGATCCAGCAGCAAACCGACCACACGCTGCACCGCCACAGTGTCACGCAGACGCTGCGTGGTGTGATGCAGCCGGCTGATCTCTTGCCCCAGAATCCGTTGCAATTGCTGGCGTGCGTCACCGTTTTTCTGGGCCTGGCCGACCAGCGTGTTGCAGGAAATCTCGCACGCTTCGCCGTCTTCCAGCGCCACGGCGTCGTCACCGTGCTGGCCCAGTGCCAGCGCATCGGCACCCATCAGGGCGCCAGGCATATAAAAGCCGGTGACCTGTTCACGCAGGTGCGCGTTAAGAATACGGGTCTTGAAAAAGCCCAGCCGCACCGCGTAAATGGCACCGCTCTGGCCTTGTGAAAAAAGTCGGTCACCCCGGCGGATGGATATCGTCCGCATATTCAATACCGGTTGCGTGGTATCGCTGGATTCCTGACGTTGCTGGGCGACATTGGCCAACAGGCAAATATCACGCACATTGCAATTGGCGCATTGCCGCTGCGGCAATGTCCTTTTAACGGGTATGCTGATCGCAGTAACCATCTGACTTATCCTGCCTGTGTCGGTCTGGTATTGCAAATGGCGCATCCGGTATTGATCAAAGCATGCGCCGGCTTCAGAAAACAGCGGCAAGAAAAAGCCCGCCAGGAAAGGAATCCCGGATACTGTTTTCATTCTGATATATCAGAATTATGACGGTATAAAACATTGAATGGCAAGTAATTTGTAGCGAATGACCTGAATACTACAGCGTGACTTGTATCAGGACAGATGAACGGCGCTTGCCAAAGAAAAAGAGCCACTTGCGTGGCTCTTTTTCATGTTTGCACAACGCCCTTGTCAGATCGGTGAATTGCTGGAAGGGAAGCTCACAAATGCCGAGCTGCAATCGTAAGCGGTGGCGCTGGTGCTGCGACTGTCGGTTACGTTGAAGCTGTTGGCGCCCGCGGCACTTGTCAGCATGCTGGCAAACGACACTGGCCCCGGCCCCATGATGACACTGGCGTAAGAGGGGATGGCGTAAGACGTCTTGGTGGTAACCCACGACGGTGTGCTGTCGAACACCACGTTATCCAGCGTGATGTTGTACGCCGGTAACGCCTGGCCTTGCGATTGGTAACCGCGCAGGTCAATCGCTGTGTTGGTACCGTTGCGGCTGGAGCCCGTGGTATCCAGATAGCGGAAGTTGCGGATGGTGATGTCGTGCACATTGGGGAACATCGCGTTGCTGGAGCCATAAGCGTCGCCATAATAAGTATCAATGGCAAACGGCTGCGCCACGCGGCGCACGCAGGCACCGTCTACGGTCACGTTCTGGACTTCACCGCCACGGCTGTCATCTGTCTTGATCCGGAAACCGCTGGTGGCGCCGACATCGTAACCATCTACCGTCAGGTCACGGATGGTGACACCGTTTACGCCAGAGTCGGTCTCGCTACCGATCGACATGCCGTGGGTGTAGTAGAAGCGGTTGTGCAGAATCTGGATGTTGCTGACGGCGGCAGTGGTGTGCGCCTTGATGGCAATGCCATCGTCACCCGTACTGATGTGGTTGAAGGCGATCAGGACATTTTGTGACTGGCCCGGGTCAATCCCGTCAGTGTTCTTGACAGTATCTGGCGTAAAGCAGGTGCTGGCCCGCGTGGTATTGGCCGTGCCCGATACCGTTGGCATTGTGCCGGACCCACAGCTATAACCGGCCACGCTGTAGGCCAGCGTTGGCGACTGGATCTTGTTGCCCCAGGCGGTAAACCCGTTCACGCCGCTGGTCACCACGTGGAATTTGGGGGCATTCTGCAGGCTGACCTGATACAGGCTGAAGTTGCTGCCACCCGTCACCTGCAGCAGGCGCGGGTTGTTCTGGTTGTTGTTGCTCGACAGTGTTTTGCTCAGGGCGCCCACGTCCCACCAGGTCAGCGTATTGGCGTAGGTGCCGGACGTCACCACCGCGCCGCCGCGACCATCCACCGTGCCTGGGCCATACAGACCGTTATTGCCCGCGACGGCATTGATCAACGCCTGGCAGCCGTTGTCGCTGCTGGCGGTCTGGCCGCAGGTATTCTTGCCTGCAATCTGATAGTCCGACGGCTTGCGCGAGGCAAACAGCGTGACGCCATTATCGATCCACAACGAGACCCCTGCAGGCAAGGTCAAAGGCCCGGACAGGAAGGCATTCTGCCCGCTGCTGCCCGCCACCAGTTTGACCATCTGACCCGACGGACACGCCGTGATGGCGGCCTGAATGCGGCTGGCGTCTGGCTGGGAGTTAGTACCGCCGGCATCTACGCTGTCATCCAGCAGGCCACGGCCGTTGGTGGTCAGGGTGGCGGACAGACTGCTGCAGACGGTGGCCGGGACCACGGGCTCCTTGCCGCTTACGGCCGCATCATTGAGCGCCGCGCTGGGCCACAGACTGGCGGTCGGGGTTGGCGTAGGTGTTGGGGTCGGTGTGGGTGTTGGCGTAGCGGCAGGCGTCGGCGTTGGGGTGTTCGACGTTGTGTTGGTCGGGCTACTGGTTTGCGTGGTGATTTCACCGCCACCACCGCCGCAGGCGGCCAGCACCAGTGCAAGGGCAACGGCGCTGCCAAGGCGTGTGCGAACGTGTTGATTCTCAGGCATGACAAATCCCCTGCGGGCATGTCTGGGCAGGCCCGCATAGCAACTGGCACAGCGTGCCAGCAGGGTTACGGATGAGGTTGCGTGCGGGCCGGATCAGGCGCCGGCGGCGGCTTGCACAGTCAGGCCGTCGGTGCCGTGGATGGTCTCGATGGTTTCTTGCGTGCGATACATAGCGATCATTTTCGTACTCACTCCATGTTCTGTAGTCCGGTGCAGAGCCGGTAAACGGCGCCGCGTCCCGCTGTTAATCATTCTGATATATCAGAACGTTACAGAAAGCAATCCTATGGAGAAGCACCCGGCTGCGCCATGGGCATCGCATGCAGATATGACAAATATCAAGAAATGTGTACCTGGAATAAATCGACTACAAACAGCGGGGCGCCGGAAATAAAAAACCGCACCCCGTTTTCACCGGGTGCGGTTTGCAGTGCGTTGATCGAACCGCGTTTACTGGCCGTAGCTGTTCAGATAAGCCCGAT
The Silvimonas iriomotensis genome window above contains:
- a CDS encoding GntR family transcriptional regulator, with the translated sequence MHEARPGPALQTEEALEISVSLFEAANGAPDANRPSAALRVYLSLRQQIVDMVMLPGARINEKEIAVTHGTSRTPVHEAVRRLVEEGLVEVTQRVGTYVSRIPLDRLGEAMLVRTALEVAIVQRAAMRGRAEDIARLRRLLSGQLACIAAADIVGFHRADEDFHEALADIAGFPGVWRMIQQAKTQIDRYRRLTLPMPGRMEVVVAEHGQVVAMLEAGDALQAAAAMREHLDQVLPVLEIARTHRPEYFIAHLPDNHQAGPYW
- a CDS encoding sugar kinase, which gives rise to MNAARSEMRQTIAVIGECMVELQRQPGGLAYRFGGDTLNTAVYLARQLKPAPFDVAYVSALGTDSLSEEMLANWQAEGIVTRWVQRLADRLPGIYLIETDDAGERTFHYWRKDAAARYWLHGPDTQRVLAVLARTDVVYLSGISLAILTPADRDTLFDVLTQCKARGGMIVFDNNYRARLWESPAVAAACYRRMLSLASLALLTLDDEVALYGEADVETVIARTRALGVAEVVIKRGGAASVVATDALRLEVAPVPVTPVVDTTAAGDSFAAGYLAARLTGQGPGAAMQAAHKLAGAVIQHRGAIIPVSAMP
- a CDS encoding glycoside hydrolase family 28 protein, which produces MPENQHVRTRLGSAVALALVLAACGGGGGEITTQTSSPTNTTSNTPTPTPAATPTPTPTPTPTPTPTASLWPSAALNDAAVSGKEPVVPATVCSSLSATLTTNGRGLLDDSVDAGGTNSQPDASRIQAAITACPSGQMVKLVAGSSGQNAFLSGPLTLPAGVSLWIDNGVTLFASRKPSDYQIAGKNTCGQTASSDNGCQALINAVAGNNGLYGPGTVDGRGGAVVTSGTYANTLTWWDVGALSKTLSSNNNQNNPRLLQVTGGSNFSLYQVSLQNAPKFHVVTSGVNGFTAWGNKIQSPTLAYSVAGYSCGSGTMPTVSGTANTTRASTCFTPDTVKNTDGIDPGQSQNVLIAFNHISTGDDGIAIKAHTTAAVSNIQILHNRFYYTHGMSIGSETDSGVNGVTIRDLTVDGYDVGATSGFRIKTDDSRGGEVQNVTVDGACVRRVAQPFAIDTYYGDAYGSSNAMFPNVHDITIRNFRYLDTTGSSRNGTNTAIDLRGYQSQGQALPAYNITLDNVVFDSTPSWVTTKTSYAIPSYASVIMGPGPVSFASMLTSAAGANSFNVTDSRSTSATAYDCSSAFVSFPSSNSPI
- a CDS encoding methyl-accepting chemotaxis protein, with product MKLSTRLGLIVASAILGLIVVAFVALHTLHANMLADRRDEIRTVLSLAKHQVAYYQSLEQSGKLDHQAAQAQAVAALSGLRDGKNYLWARTTDALGLVHPNPAVIGKVDWGAKVASGRSNFEEYLFRLRDTDYAFFDDMTKRPGTDVLVPKINGVTRIDGWNWLVGFGVFVDDIEHAYWQLVWHFVLIGVLGLVLVSALAFVMSRHIYRQLGGEPDYAAQVARAIAAGDLTRSLSQFSRSRPDSLLGSMATMQHSLRGMIEGIQQGAQALAQAAGNLTQQIEQIRQASRQSSDATASTAAAIEQMSVSIDQISHSARETEKNSSRTTVLAGEGEALVGKVSTEINGLLTEVNAASELIAGLVERSREIGGVSGEIKEIADQTNLLALNAAIEAARAGEHGRGFAVVADEVRKLAERTSQATGRIGQMVDAIRTDTDEVVNSMHAVTPRVSGSVHMAGEAAHALQAISADANANLERVRDVANAASEQSVASNSVAVNVERIAQMVEGSAASVHIATQNVQELQQLATGLRQSVSRFQL
- a CDS encoding helix-turn-helix domain-containing protein; translation: MVTAISIPVKRTLPQRQCANCNVRDICLLANVAQQRQESSDTTQPVLNMRTISIRRGDRLFSQGQSGAIYAVRLGFFKTRILNAHLREQVTGFYMPGALMGADALALGQHGDDAVALEDGEACEISCNTLVGQAQKNGDARQQLQRILGQEISRLHHTTQRLRDTVAVQRVVGLLLDLSDAFALRGYSARSFLLRMTRNEMASYLGLSIETVSRILSRLQNHGLLQIQGKLVNLTDTKALHGILEQTGNTVELE